A single genomic interval of Aegicerativicinus sediminis harbors:
- a CDS encoding glycoside hydrolase family 28 protein, with amino-acid sequence MHYFKLLICLFFISPLFGQNNLEIEYSIKKIVASIEEPKFRDFEVNILNFGAKGDGEKNCHKAFTKALKKIDQKGGGTLIVPKGIYLINGPIHLVSNLNLHLETGSILKFGSNPDDYLPTVKTSWEGTFLYNYSPFIYGYGLNNVAITGKGIIDGEGHINWPDWKEIQAADQELSRTMNHNDIAIEDRQFGKDHFLRPQLVQFFNCSNILVEGIRIEDSPFWCLHMLRSNNITIKNISFDAQNKNNDGIDLEYSSNVLIEGVDFNNGDDNIAIKAGRDTEGRNNHKTPTENVVIRNCKFKGLHALVIGSEMSAGVRNVFVVDNVASGYLKRGIYFKTNSDRGGYIKDIFIKNLKLLDTEDCLYMTANYHGEGSGKHASKISDVVIENVHCLTSSNTAIVIEGYPTSKVENLLLKNITVETATNGVTITNTKNVIMEEVIIGEKAGVPTAAQ; translated from the coding sequence ATGCATTATTTCAAACTATTAATTTGTCTTTTTTTCATCTCCCCTTTATTTGGTCAAAACAATTTGGAAATTGAATATTCAATTAAAAAAATTGTTGCATCAATCGAAGAACCAAAATTTCGAGATTTCGAAGTGAATATTTTAAATTTTGGAGCCAAAGGTGACGGCGAAAAAAACTGTCACAAAGCATTTACTAAGGCATTAAAAAAAATTGATCAAAAGGGAGGGGGAACATTAATTGTTCCAAAAGGTATTTATCTGATTAATGGTCCAATCCATTTGGTTAGTAATCTAAATCTTCATTTAGAAACGGGAAGTATTCTTAAATTCGGGTCTAACCCAGATGATTATTTACCTACAGTTAAAACAAGTTGGGAAGGAACCTTTTTGTATAATTACAGTCCCTTTATTTATGGATATGGATTGAATAATGTAGCCATCACTGGAAAAGGGATAATTGATGGAGAAGGTCATATAAATTGGCCAGACTGGAAAGAAATTCAAGCTGCAGACCAAGAGTTGAGCCGGACAATGAACCACAATGATATAGCTATTGAAGATCGGCAATTTGGAAAAGATCACTTTTTAAGACCACAGTTGGTTCAGTTTTTTAATTGTTCTAATATTCTTGTGGAAGGAATTAGAATTGAGGATTCTCCCTTTTGGTGCCTACATATGCTAAGATCGAATAATATTACCATTAAAAACATTTCATTTGATGCCCAGAATAAGAATAACGACGGCATTGATTTGGAATATAGCAGTAATGTACTGATCGAGGGAGTAGATTTTAATAATGGAGATGATAATATCGCCATTAAAGCTGGTAGGGATACAGAAGGTAGAAATAACCATAAGACTCCAACTGAAAATGTGGTTATAAGAAATTGTAAGTTTAAGGGGCTTCATGCGCTAGTGATTGGCAGTGAAATGTCGGCAGGAGTTAGAAATGTTTTTGTAGTTGACAATGTAGCATCTGGCTACTTAAAAAGGGGCATTTATTTCAAAACGAATTCAGACAGAGGTGGCTATATAAAAGATATATTTATTAAAAACCTAAAACTATTAGATACTGAAGATTGTTTATATATGACTGCCAACTACCATGGTGAAGGAAGCGGCAAGCATGCCTCAAAGATTTCTGATGTGGTAATTGAAAATGTCCATTGCCTTACCTCCAGTAATACTGCAATTGTAATTGAAGGATATCCTACTAGTAAGGTTGAAAATTTACTTTTAAAAAACATTACTGTTGAAACAGCAACAAATGGAGTGACCATAACCAACACAAAAAATGTAATCATGGAAGAAGTTATTATTGGTGAAAAGGCTGGAGTGCCTACCGCAGCGCAATAG
- a CDS encoding porin family protein → MKKWITLFVFTITTFTTIQAQQQASFGITGGLLNTNADIKIGALGFDIANIDAINETGFYVGLLADLPLGESFHIQPEATYGKTGDLEFFYVPVLAKYYVTPGLNLQLGPQFNYSSNLGEIKDNLRDIEDIIGTDLNVADMIKSTAFDLAFGLGYDINDKFLVQARYAIPLTDRYDGPLGGSIDIKNTTLQVGLAYKF, encoded by the coding sequence ATGAAAAAATGGATTACTCTTTTCGTGTTTACGATAACAACTTTCACAACGATACAAGCCCAGCAACAGGCTTCCTTTGGTATTACCGGTGGTTTGCTAAATACAAATGCGGATATAAAAATTGGTGCCCTAGGTTTTGACATTGCTAATATAGATGCAATTAATGAGACAGGATTTTACGTGGGCCTTTTGGCTGATTTGCCTTTGGGGGAATCTTTCCACATCCAACCTGAAGCTACTTATGGGAAAACCGGAGATTTAGAATTTTTCTATGTCCCCGTATTGGCCAAATATTATGTTACACCAGGATTAAACTTACAACTTGGCCCACAGTTCAATTATTCTTCTAACCTAGGTGAGATTAAAGATAATTTAAGGGATATTGAGGATATTATTGGAACTGATCTTAATGTAGCCGATATGATTAAAAGTACTGCTTTCGATCTAGCTTTCGGATTAGGTTATGACATCAATGATAAATTTTTAGTTCAGGCGCGATATGCAATTCCATTAACAGACCGTTACGATGGGCCATTAGGTGGATCGATAGATATCAAAAACACCACCCTTCAGGTTGGTTTGGCCTATAAATTTTAA
- a CDS encoding sodium:solute symporter family protein — protein MTLQLIDYIIIFGFFAITLGIGLYVSKSSGKNSSEYFLSGRSMPWWLLGMSMVATTFSTDTPNLVTDIVRNNGVAGNWVWWVFLLTGLLTVFVYAKLWRKSGVNTDLEFYELRYGGRPAKFLRGFRAVYLGVIFNMITMASVTLAAIKIGSIMLGLQPWETVVYAGIITVIFSAVGGFKGVVYTDFLLFFVAMAGAIGAAYYLVNLPEVGGIKSLVNNEAIQEKLSILPQISDTKAWLMLLIIPLAVQWWSSWYPGAEPGGGGYIAQRMLASKNENHAIGATFFFNILHYALRPWPWIIVALASLVVFPDIASIHEAFPGIPEDKLGHDLAYSAMLTKLPTGLLGLVLASLVAAYMSTISTQLNWGSSYIVYDFYRQHINKNADEKELVRVGRLSTVGLMILSALLALALQNALQLFEVLLVFGAGTGLIFILRWFWWRINAWSEITAMFVSGIVSIILKLTPIGSYLFNPDSGIFPDWSEYIFVVAITTLAWLTVTFITKPESEETLVSFYNKTTPGGPGWAKIISKLEHFSEDTIKKQWTVPAGISAMLAGCILIYSCLFATGYYIYGEYTKALVITGIAIISALLLVKLWKRIRVNIL, from the coding sequence ATGACTTTACAACTAATCGACTACATAATCATATTTGGGTTCTTTGCAATAACTCTAGGTATTGGGCTCTACGTTTCAAAATCTTCAGGCAAAAACAGCTCAGAATATTTTTTATCCGGAAGGTCTATGCCTTGGTGGTTATTAGGGATGTCAATGGTTGCCACTACATTTTCTACCGATACACCAAACTTAGTAACCGATATTGTAAGAAATAATGGAGTCGCAGGTAATTGGGTATGGTGGGTGTTTTTGTTAACTGGTTTATTGACGGTATTTGTGTACGCCAAACTTTGGCGCAAATCTGGTGTAAATACCGATTTGGAATTTTATGAACTGAGATATGGCGGAAGGCCAGCCAAATTCTTAAGGGGGTTTAGAGCTGTTTATCTAGGAGTCATTTTTAATATGATTACCATGGCATCAGTGACCCTAGCCGCGATAAAAATTGGAAGTATAATGTTAGGCCTGCAGCCATGGGAAACGGTAGTTTACGCGGGTATTATAACAGTTATTTTTAGTGCTGTTGGTGGATTTAAGGGTGTGGTATATACCGATTTTTTACTCTTCTTTGTTGCTATGGCAGGTGCAATAGGCGCCGCGTATTATTTGGTAAATCTTCCAGAAGTAGGAGGAATAAAATCTCTAGTTAATAATGAGGCGATACAAGAGAAACTATCAATTCTACCACAAATAAGCGATACCAAAGCTTGGTTAATGCTACTAATAATACCATTAGCAGTTCAGTGGTGGAGTTCTTGGTATCCTGGTGCGGAACCCGGTGGAGGCGGTTACATTGCTCAGCGTATGTTAGCCTCCAAAAATGAAAATCATGCCATAGGAGCAACATTCTTTTTCAATATTTTGCATTATGCTTTAAGACCATGGCCTTGGATTATCGTAGCACTGGCATCGTTAGTTGTTTTTCCAGATATTGCTAGTATTCATGAGGCATTTCCAGGAATTCCCGAAGATAAACTAGGCCATGATTTAGCCTATTCGGCCATGTTAACCAAATTACCAACAGGGCTTTTAGGCCTAGTATTGGCATCGCTTGTGGCAGCCTATATGTCTACGATTTCCACACAATTAAATTGGGGGTCATCTTATATTGTTTATGATTTCTATAGGCAACATATAAATAAAAATGCTGACGAAAAAGAATTGGTAAGAGTTGGTAGATTATCAACAGTTGGTCTAATGATTTTAAGTGCGTTGTTAGCCTTAGCACTGCAAAATGCTTTACAGCTATTTGAGGTATTATTAGTTTTTGGAGCAGGTACAGGACTTATTTTTATTCTGAGATGGTTTTGGTGGCGTATTAATGCTTGGAGTGAAATTACCGCTATGTTTGTTTCAGGGATTGTTTCTATAATCCTCAAATTAACACCGATAGGATCCTATTTATTTAATCCTGACTCAGGCATTTTCCCAGATTGGTCCGAGTATATTTTTGTAGTTGCCATCACAACTTTAGCATGGTTAACAGTGACCTTTATAACAAAACCAGAATCTGAGGAAACCCTAGTGTCTTTTTACAATAAGACCACCCCCGGTGGGCCAGGTTGGGCCAAAATAATTTCCAAATTAGAACACTTTTCTGAAGATACGATCAAAAAGCAATGGACAGTTCCAGCTGGAATTTCCGCAATGCTTGCGGGATGCATCCTAATTTATAGTTGCCTTTTTGCTACAGGCTATTATATCTACGGTGAATATACCAAAGCCCTGGTTATAACTGGAATTGCGATTATTTCTGCCTTATTATTAGTAAAACTTTGGAAACGAATAAGGGTTAATATTCTCTAA